One genomic region from Stackebrandtia nassauensis DSM 44728 encodes:
- a CDS encoding SGNH/GDSL hydrolase family protein — MRRWARAVVPLLALVLVAAVSLATVGRDVSNDAERMNPASDRSITVMPMGDSITGSTGCWRALLWAKLRGTGHKNVDFTGNGIGPECDSIFDDDAVAYSGTRVVDMKPDSTFLKTLRTTGKSARIALMHLGSNDIRDDKSIEEILDGYTTIAGLLRQANPDIVILVAQLIPITTSPMDKDCPQCPGKVEELNEAIPGWAKDMDRKSSPITVVDQHDGFDPGDDTYDGLHPDDSGGRKMADKWFEAIDEVVGDR, encoded by the coding sequence ATGAGGCGATGGGCACGTGCCGTCGTCCCGCTGCTGGCCCTGGTACTGGTCGCCGCCGTGAGTCTGGCCACGGTCGGGCGGGACGTGAGCAACGACGCCGAACGCATGAATCCGGCCTCCGATCGGTCCATCACGGTCATGCCGATGGGTGATTCCATCACCGGATCCACCGGCTGCTGGCGGGCGCTGCTGTGGGCGAAACTGCGCGGCACCGGCCACAAGAACGTCGATTTCACCGGCAACGGAATCGGTCCGGAATGCGACTCCATATTCGACGACGACGCGGTCGCCTACAGCGGCACCCGGGTCGTCGACATGAAACCGGATTCCACATTCCTGAAGACCTTGCGCACCACTGGGAAATCGGCCCGAATAGCGTTGATGCACCTCGGTTCGAACGATATTCGCGACGACAAGTCGATCGAGGAGATCCTCGACGGATACACCACCATCGCGGGACTGCTGCGGCAAGCCAACCCGGACATCGTCATCCTTGTCGCGCAATTGATTCCGATAACGACCTCACCCATGGACAAGGACTGTCCGCAATGCCCCGGCAAGGTCGAGGAATTGAACGAGGCGATACCCGGCTGGGCCAAGGACATGGACCGCAAGAGTTCGCCGATAACCGTCGTCGACCAGCACGACGGATTCGATCCCGGCGACGACACCTACGACGGTCTGCACCCCGACGACTCCGGCGGCCGGAAAATGGCCGACAAATGGTTTGAGGCCATTGATGAGGTCGTCGGGGACCGATAG
- a CDS encoding enoyl-CoA hydratase/isomerase family protein: MADFVNLEVSDGIGVIRLSRPPMNALNKQVQEELRAAAIEADANDDIHAVIVYGGEKVFAAGADIKEMADMDYAAMSSRAPELSSAFDAVAKIGKPVIAAITGFALGGGCELALACDIRLCAEDAKLGQPEIKLGIIPGAGGTQRLPRLIGPAKAKELIFTGRMVDAAEAQRIGLVDEVVPAGEVFDAARKFAEVFVSGPSRALRAAKQAVDSGLGVDLNTGLAWESQLFAGLFATGDAHEGMTAFSEKRKPGFSGS, from the coding sequence GTGGCAGATTTCGTAAACCTTGAGGTATCGGACGGCATCGGTGTGATCCGTCTGTCGCGTCCGCCGATGAACGCGTTGAACAAGCAGGTTCAAGAGGAACTGCGCGCCGCCGCCATCGAGGCCGACGCCAACGACGACATCCACGCCGTCATCGTCTACGGCGGGGAGAAGGTGTTCGCGGCGGGGGCGGACATCAAGGAGATGGCCGACATGGACTACGCGGCCATGTCCTCGCGAGCCCCCGAACTGTCCTCCGCCTTCGACGCGGTGGCCAAGATCGGCAAACCCGTCATCGCCGCCATCACCGGCTTCGCGCTGGGCGGCGGCTGCGAACTGGCCCTGGCCTGTGACATCCGGCTGTGCGCCGAGGACGCCAAACTGGGCCAGCCCGAGATCAAACTGGGCATCATCCCCGGCGCCGGCGGCACCCAGCGGCTGCCGCGCCTCATCGGCCCCGCCAAGGCCAAGGAACTCATCTTCACCGGCCGCATGGTGGACGCGGCCGAGGCACAGCGCATAGGTCTCGTCGACGAGGTCGTTCCGGCCGGTGAGGTGTTCGACGCGGCCAGGAAGTTCGCGGAGGTTTTTGTATCGGGCCCGTCTAGGGCCCTGCGCGCCGCCAAACAGGCCGTCGACTCGGGACTGGGCGTGGACCTGAACACCGGCCTGGCCTGGGAGTCGCAGCTGTTCGCCGGACTGTTCGCCACCGGCGACGCCCACGAGGGCATGACCGCCTTCTCCGAGAAGCGCAAACCCGGCTTCAGCGGCTCATGA
- a CDS encoding alpha/beta hydrolase, giving the protein MAWERSWRGVAACGVAVTVTAALVTGSVSTTTPAHADVGLIADAMAQGRSASLAEDHLPSEYTRLGPAEAAAAIAKDPRLASERAEAVPAADAADPLEAGLAKFKSILDTGGGVRDVARAYRELPAEATRWLAAVFPGVIGNLNGAALSDRIAANRIRAAAVVAGSRAWPSPTRPWTEADREPRRDYSHLLDAGRQLIYFDPAANQRMGSWVEVRGELDTADYVAVLVPGGSAFITTGEPGGFAASGNFGRYSARADSFVEAADGELAVIVWAQPPSPSGWVDEADPSWAQDAAPRLVEFMDDLNRQLDDRDVAVTVAGHSYGGAVVGLAEVQGFDADRVLHVASAGAGYGVTGPGDYQPRCRERYSMMAPGDPISYVQDIPAATGLGHGAGVHDLPGVVRLETGYLPDDPQAPDDVGRTLGSQGITGKRISGIHAHSEVFIPDSGAWRNMLAVFSMVDPRPAATQPPRDSQC; this is encoded by the coding sequence CACGGCCGCGCTGGTGACCGGCTCGGTCAGCACCACCACGCCCGCCCACGCCGACGTCGGTCTCATCGCCGACGCCATGGCGCAGGGCCGCTCCGCCTCGCTGGCCGAGGACCACCTGCCGTCCGAGTACACCCGCCTGGGCCCCGCCGAGGCCGCCGCCGCCATCGCGAAGGACCCGCGGCTGGCCAGCGAGCGCGCCGAGGCCGTCCCCGCCGCCGACGCCGCCGACCCGCTGGAGGCCGGGCTGGCCAAGTTCAAGTCCATACTCGACACTGGTGGCGGAGTCCGCGACGTCGCCCGCGCCTACCGCGAATTGCCCGCCGAGGCCACCCGGTGGCTGGCCGCCGTGTTCCCCGGCGTGATCGGCAACCTCAACGGCGCCGCACTGTCCGATCGCATCGCCGCCAACCGGATCCGGGCCGCGGCCGTGGTCGCCGGTTCCCGGGCCTGGCCGTCGCCCACGCGGCCCTGGACCGAGGCGGACCGCGAGCCGCGCCGCGACTACTCGCACCTGCTGGACGCGGGACGGCAGCTGATCTACTTCGATCCGGCGGCCAACCAGCGGATGGGTTCGTGGGTCGAGGTGCGCGGCGAACTCGACACCGCCGACTACGTCGCCGTCCTGGTGCCCGGCGGCAGCGCGTTCATCACCACCGGCGAACCCGGCGGCTTCGCCGCCAGCGGCAACTTCGGCCGCTACTCGGCCCGCGCCGACAGTTTCGTCGAGGCCGCCGACGGCGAACTGGCCGTGATCGTGTGGGCCCAGCCGCCGTCGCCGTCCGGCTGGGTCGACGAGGCCGACCCGTCCTGGGCCCAGGACGCGGCGCCGCGACTGGTCGAGTTCATGGACGACCTGAACCGGCAGCTCGACGACCGCGACGTGGCGGTGACCGTGGCCGGGCACTCCTACGGCGGCGCCGTCGTGGGCCTGGCAGAGGTCCAGGGCTTCGACGCCGACCGCGTCTTGCACGTCGCCTCGGCGGGCGCCGGATACGGCGTCACCGGGCCGGGCGACTACCAGCCGCGCTGCCGCGAGCGCTACTCGATGATGGCGCCGGGCGACCCGATCAGCTACGTCCAGGACATCCCGGCCGCCACCGGCCTGGGCCACGGCGCCGGGGTGCACGACCTGCCGGGTGTGGTGCGCCTGGAAACCGGGTACCTCCCCGACGACCCCCAAGCCCCCGACGACGTCGGCCGCACCCTCGGTTCGCAGGGCATCACCGGCAAACGGATCTCGGGTATCCACGCTCACAGTGAGGTGTTCATCCCCGATTCGGGGGCTTGGCGAAACATGCTGGCCGTGTTTAGCATGGTCGACCCGCGCCCGGCCGCCACGCAGCCGCCGCGCGACAGCCAGTGCTGA